A window of Pseudodesulfovibrio hydrargyri contains these coding sequences:
- a CDS encoding phosphate/phosphite/phosphonate ABC transporter substrate-binding protein produces the protein MKRSIVTLFTALLMVCAMGAWALAADTVRLAVTDLEGMEELQREFGSFKEKLGVLTGYDFEFFPVNNRTAAVEALKSKRVDFVLTGPAEYVVFKKRVNAEPVVGFSRPDYFGSVIVLAASGINSVPDLKGKKVAMGDVGSTSKHLAPMQILKDNGLDPLKDVKTLHVDYKVGFESLKRGDVAAFCTTNDKFLKMRSMDKQLSAGAFKVIARGPDLPNDVLVVGPHVDRDVVAKVRSAFADHADEMIAAILTGEDNQKYKGMVFLPKVKDADYNYVRAMYATIGYPQYSDFVGD, from the coding sequence ATGAAACGTTCGATCGTCACCCTGTTCACGGCCCTGCTCATGGTCTGCGCCATGGGCGCATGGGCCCTGGCCGCCGACACCGTTCGGCTGGCCGTCACCGATTTGGAAGGCATGGAGGAGCTCCAGCGGGAGTTCGGCTCGTTCAAGGAGAAGCTGGGCGTCCTGACCGGCTACGATTTCGAGTTCTTCCCGGTCAACAACCGCACCGCCGCCGTGGAGGCGCTCAAGTCCAAGCGGGTGGATTTCGTCCTGACCGGCCCGGCCGAGTATGTGGTCTTCAAGAAGCGGGTCAACGCCGAGCCCGTGGTCGGTTTCTCCCGGCCCGACTACTTCGGCTCGGTCATCGTCCTGGCCGCAAGCGGGATCAACTCGGTCCCCGACCTGAAGGGCAAAAAGGTGGCCATGGGCGATGTCGGCTCCACCTCCAAGCACCTGGCCCCCATGCAAATCCTCAAGGACAACGGGCTCGATCCCCTCAAGGACGTCAAGACCCTGCACGTGGACTACAAGGTCGGCTTCGAGTCGCTCAAGCGCGGCGACGTGGCCGCGTTTTGCACCACCAACGACAAGTTCCTGAAGATGCGCTCCATGGACAAGCAGCTGTCCGCCGGGGCGTTCAAGGTTATCGCGCGGGGCCCGGACCTGCCCAACGACGTGCTCGTGGTCGGCCCGCACGTGGACAGGGATGTGGTCGCCAAGGTGCGATCCGCGTTCGCCGACCACGCCGACGAGATGATCGCCGCCATCCTGACCGGTGAGGACAACCAGAAGTACAAGGGCATGGTCTTTCTGCCCAAGGTCAAGGACGCGGACTACAACTACGTGCGCGCCATGTACGCGACCATCGGCTATCCCCAGTACTCGGACTTCGTGGGTGACTGA
- the phnE gene encoding phosphonate ABC transporter, permease protein PhnE — translation MADRIRQGSQFVFDGQATDPALLPIRFPRPSALSFALYAAGLAFFIVSMRNIDFSLTEFVRGFPYIVDLVSEMFPPSLRRVDAVALSLLETLQMALVGTVFGVAFSLVLGILASKSQTPNRGLYYLSRNLIALFRTVPDLIWALFFVVMVGLGPFAGTLAIMVDTMGFCGRFFAEAMEEVDKGPQEALESLGASRLGTVICAVIPAALPSFVNTALFSLEKATRSSVVLGLVGAGSIGIELKVSMDMFMYSEASTIILLIFALVLLVEQLSSRLRKRII, via the coding sequence ATGGCTGACCGCATCCGCCAAGGAAGTCAATTCGTCTTCGACGGCCAGGCCACGGACCCGGCCCTGCTGCCCATCCGTTTTCCCCGGCCGAGCGCGCTGTCGTTCGCCCTGTACGCGGCCGGGCTGGCCTTTTTCATCGTCTCCATGCGCAACATCGATTTTTCGCTGACCGAGTTCGTGCGCGGCTTCCCGTATATCGTGGACCTGGTCTCCGAGATGTTCCCTCCGTCTCTGCGCCGAGTGGACGCGGTGGCCCTGTCCCTGCTCGAAACGTTGCAGATGGCCCTGGTGGGCACGGTCTTCGGGGTGGCCTTCAGCCTGGTGCTGGGCATCCTGGCGAGCAAGAGCCAGACGCCGAACAGGGGACTGTACTATTTGTCCAGGAACCTCATTGCCCTGTTCCGCACCGTGCCCGACCTGATCTGGGCCCTGTTCTTCGTGGTCATGGTCGGCCTGGGGCCGTTCGCGGGCACTCTGGCGATCATGGTCGACACCATGGGGTTCTGCGGCCGGTTCTTCGCCGAGGCCATGGAGGAGGTGGACAAGGGACCCCAGGAGGCACTGGAGTCGTTGGGCGCGAGCCGCCTGGGCACGGTCATCTGCGCCGTGATCCCGGCCGCGCTGCCGTCGTTCGTGAACACGGCCCTGTTCAGCCTGGAAAAGGCCACGCGCTCCTCGGTGGTGCTCGGCCTGGTCGGGGCGGGGAGCATCGGCATCGAGCTCAAGGTCTCCATGGACATGTTCATGTACTCCGAGGCCTCGACCATCATCCTGTTGATCTTCGCCCTGGTCCTGCTGGTGGAGCAGCTTTCGTCCCGCCTGCGCAAGCGGATCATCTGA
- the phnF gene encoding phosphonate metabolism transcriptional regulator PhnF: MSGLNPHVDESDRRFLLDRSHRSPLWRQIASALEREIVRGHFARGERLPAESTLAKWYSVNRHTVRRALSHLQERALVRSEKGRGTFVNEHVVEYLVSRRTRFSDNLNRQNRSHDGVLIGHRVMEAGDRVSRALQIQPTAQVSVLDILRKAEGRPLSLTTHYFPRPRFAGLHETFRKTGSITQCLGAHGVADYFREETRILTRQATSEEARLLGLPRHRPVLETRSVNVDELGVPVDFGITRYGGDKIELVIKTFLD; this comes from the coding sequence ATGAGCGGACTGAATCCCCATGTCGACGAGTCGGACAGGCGGTTTCTGCTGGACAGGAGCCACCGCTCCCCGCTGTGGCGGCAGATCGCCTCGGCCCTGGAACGGGAGATCGTCCGGGGGCATTTTGCCCGGGGCGAGCGGCTGCCCGCCGAGAGCACGCTGGCCAAATGGTACAGCGTCAACCGGCACACCGTGCGCCGGGCCCTGTCGCACCTCCAGGAACGGGCCCTGGTCCGATCCGAAAAGGGCCGGGGGACATTCGTCAACGAGCATGTGGTGGAATACCTGGTTTCGCGGCGGACCCGGTTCAGCGACAACCTGAACCGGCAGAACCGCTCGCACGACGGCGTGCTCATCGGCCACCGGGTGATGGAGGCGGGCGACAGGGTGTCCAGGGCGCTCCAGATCCAGCCCACGGCCCAGGTCTCGGTGCTCGACATCCTGCGCAAGGCCGAAGGCCGTCCCCTGTCCCTGACCACCCACTACTTTCCCCGGCCGCGATTCGCCGGGCTGCACGAGACCTTCCGCAAGACCGGGTCCATCACCCAGTGCCTCGGCGCCCACGGCGTGGCCGACTACTTCCGCGAGGAGACCCGCATCCTGACCCGGCAGGCGACCTCGGAGGAGGCCCGGCTGCTCGGCCTGCCCCGCCACCGCCCTGTCCTGGAGACCCGTTCGGTCAACGTGGACGAACTCGGCGTGCCCGTGGACTTCGGGATCACCCGCTACGGCGGTGACAAGATCGAGCTGGTCATCAAGACCTTCCTGGACTGA
- a CDS encoding NAD(P)-dependent alcohol dehydrogenase codes for MCESCKNKTHIAEKSVSDPADKSRREFIATGAKIAAGLTLAPVIGAGLTAGTAEAQTKGDVMKESIVHAWGADSAEGHFHPMDIKRRAVGPDDVKMDILFAGICHSDIHTVHGDWWPAHYPVVPGHEMVGRVVAVGSNVTRFKVGDVGGVGCMVDSCGVCENCKADREQNCLNGTTFTYDSADKVSGGFTYGGYSKSIVVKEHFVVNVPDNMDLARVAPIMCAGITTFSPMRHWELMKGQNLAVVGLGGLGHMAVKLGVGHGANVTVFTTTPDKIPDARKMGAKDAVLWSDKAAFDRYKGSFDLMISTVPVPFKVQPFLELLKLDATLVNVGDLFDMDGINGMALAFGRHSLAGSMIGGMKETQAVIDYCASHNIAPDVEIIKPSEIERAYQSVMNKEVRYRFVIDMQNA; via the coding sequence ATGTGCGAATCCTGCAAGAATAAAACACATATCGCTGAAAAGAGTGTTTCCGATCCCGCGGACAAAAGCCGCCGGGAGTTCATCGCAACCGGCGCCAAGATCGCCGCCGGCCTGACCCTGGCTCCGGTGATCGGGGCGGGGCTGACGGCCGGCACGGCCGAGGCCCAAACCAAGGGGGACGTCATGAAGGAATCGATCGTTCATGCCTGGGGAGCCGACAGCGCGGAGGGGCATTTCCACCCCATGGACATCAAACGCCGGGCGGTCGGCCCGGACGACGTGAAGATGGACATCCTCTTTGCCGGAATCTGCCATTCCGACATCCACACCGTGCACGGCGACTGGTGGCCGGCCCATTATCCCGTGGTGCCCGGCCATGAGATGGTCGGCCGCGTGGTGGCCGTGGGCAGCAACGTCACCCGGTTCAAGGTCGGCGACGTCGGCGGCGTGGGGTGCATGGTCGATTCCTGCGGCGTCTGCGAAAACTGCAAGGCGGACCGGGAGCAGAACTGCCTCAACGGCACCACCTTCACCTACGACTCGGCGGACAAGGTTTCGGGCGGTTTCACCTACGGTGGCTACTCCAAGTCCATCGTGGTCAAGGAGCACTTCGTGGTCAACGTCCCGGACAATATGGACCTGGCGCGCGTCGCGCCGATCATGTGCGCGGGGATCACGACCTTTTCCCCCATGCGGCACTGGGAACTCATGAAGGGCCAGAATCTCGCCGTGGTCGGGCTGGGCGGCCTGGGCCACATGGCGGTCAAGCTGGGCGTCGGACACGGCGCGAACGTCACCGTCTTCACGACCACGCCGGACAAGATACCCGACGCCAGAAAGATGGGCGCAAAGGACGCCGTGCTGTGGTCCGACAAGGCGGCGTTCGACCGCTACAAGGGCAGCTTCGACCTGATGATCTCGACGGTGCCCGTGCCGTTCAAGGTCCAGCCGTTCCTGGAATTGCTGAAGCTGGACGCCACCCTGGTCAACGTCGGCGACCTGTTCGACATGGACGGCATCAACGGCATGGCCCTGGCCTTCGGGCGGCACAGCCTGGCCGGGTCCATGATCGGCGGCATGAAGGAAACCCAGGCGGTCATCGACTATTGCGCCTCGCACAACATCGCGCCGGACGTGGAGATCATCAAGCCCTCGGAGATCGAGCGCGCCTACCAGAGCGTGATGAACAAGGAAGTCCGCTACCGCTTCGTCATCGACATGCAGAACGCCTAG
- a CDS encoding phosphonate ABC transporter ATP-binding protein, producing the protein MLKFNTSAGEDSPAALAGDRLEIRVKGLVKSFGRATVLDGVDLAVNRGEAVALVGSNGAGKSTLLRCLLRLIEPSGGVVEMGGADVLSLNSSGLRRLRSKVGFVFQKHNLVPRLTALTNVLHGAQSRKRGPRVWWHMLATDGERQEAMRCLQLVGLSHVAEQRVDRLSGGQSQRVAIARALMQRPRIMFADEPVASLDPNAGEEVMRLFVELIRGRGLTLVYTSHSVRHALEYSDRVIGLRDGRIEMDSDSSDLNEATLRRIYG; encoded by the coding sequence ATGCTGAAGTTCAATACGTCCGCCGGGGAAGACTCCCCGGCGGCTCTTGCCGGTGATCGGCTGGAGATCCGGGTCAAGGGGCTGGTCAAGTCCTTTGGCCGGGCCACCGTCCTGGACGGCGTGGACCTGGCCGTGAACAGGGGCGAGGCCGTGGCCCTGGTCGGGTCCAACGGAGCGGGCAAGTCCACCTTGCTGCGCTGCCTGCTGCGGCTCATCGAGCCGAGCGGCGGGGTCGTGGAGATGGGCGGGGCGGACGTCCTGTCTTTGAACAGTTCCGGCCTGCGCAGGCTGCGCAGCAAGGTCGGTTTCGTCTTCCAGAAGCACAACCTGGTGCCACGCCTGACCGCCCTGACCAACGTCCTGCACGGGGCCCAGAGCCGCAAGCGCGGCCCGCGCGTCTGGTGGCACATGCTGGCCACGGACGGCGAGCGCCAGGAGGCCATGCGCTGCCTGCAACTGGTCGGCCTGTCCCACGTGGCCGAGCAGCGGGTGGACCGGCTCTCGGGCGGTCAGTCCCAGCGGGTGGCCATCGCCAGGGCGCTCATGCAGCGGCCCCGGATCATGTTCGCGGACGAGCCTGTGGCCAGCCTGGACCCCAACGCGGGCGAGGAGGTCATGCGCCTGTTCGTGGAGCTCATCCGCGGCCGGGGGCTGACCCTGGTCTACACCTCGCATTCGGTGCGCCACGCCCTGGAATACTCGGACCGGGTCATCGGCCTGCGCGACGGGCGCATCGAGATGGACAGCGACTCCTCGGACCTGAACGAGGCAACCCTGCGGAGGATATATGGCTGA